Proteins encoded by one window of Sinorhizobium arboris LMG 14919:
- a CDS encoding PPC domain-containing DNA-binding protein, which produces MKQRLLAQDASERTFILVLEEGDEAFSAISAFAAQKDIAGASVSAIGAFSRATVGFFSIEARNYRKIPVAEQSEVLSAIGDIARDEAGEPSLHMHAVLGLEDGSTRGGHLLEGYVRPTLEVIIRESPTELRRRKRPELGIALIDLDAE; this is translated from the coding sequence ATGAAACAGAGACTTTTGGCGCAGGACGCAAGCGAACGCACCTTCATTCTGGTGCTCGAGGAGGGCGACGAAGCGTTTTCCGCGATTTCGGCCTTCGCAGCGCAGAAGGACATCGCGGGCGCGTCGGTGTCGGCGATCGGCGCCTTCAGCCGTGCCACGGTAGGCTTCTTCAGTATCGAAGCCAGAAATTACAGGAAGATCCCCGTAGCGGAACAGTCGGAGGTCCTGAGCGCGATCGGCGACATTGCACGCGACGAAGCCGGCGAACCCAGCTTGCATATGCATGCGGTTCTGGGCCTGGAAGACGGGTCGACCCGTGGCGGACACCTTCTCGAGGGTTACGTCCGTCCGACCCTGGAGGTCATCATCCGCGAAAGCCCAACCGAACTGCGCCGGCGCAAGCGGCCGGAACTCGGGATAGCGCTTATCGATCTCGACGCGGAATGA
- a CDS encoding dioxygenase family protein yields MLPTRRSLLAAFLAVPALPVANRAEGQEPTLPLTPACGDDEDLTPALTAGPFYKPDAPLRHELSGDAPNGKRITIAGYVLDGNCRPVADSLVEIWHADDTGAYDTRGYRLRGHQMTDKRGRWWFGTIVPALYPGRTRHYHFRVRRPGAAVLTTQLFFPNEPQNDRDRLYSPSLLLDIRDTEDGKFGRFDFVV; encoded by the coding sequence ATGCTGCCTACCCGACGTTCCCTGCTTGCCGCGTTTCTGGCCGTGCCCGCCCTGCCCGTCGCCAATCGGGCCGAGGGTCAGGAACCGACATTGCCGCTTACACCCGCTTGCGGCGACGATGAGGACCTGACCCCCGCACTGACGGCAGGCCCGTTCTACAAGCCCGACGCACCTCTCAGGCACGAGCTTTCCGGCGACGCCCCGAACGGAAAACGCATCACCATCGCCGGCTACGTGCTCGACGGCAATTGCCGGCCGGTCGCCGATAGCCTTGTCGAAATCTGGCATGCGGACGACACGGGCGCTTACGATACGCGCGGCTACAGGCTGCGGGGCCATCAGATGACGGACAAGCGCGGACGCTGGTGGTTCGGCACCATCGTCCCGGCGCTCTATCCGGGGCGCACCCGGCACTATCACTTCCGGGTGCGCCGTCCCGGTGCCGCGGTCCTGACGACGCAGCTCTTCTTTCCCAACGAACCTCAGAACGACCGCGACCGCCTCTATTCGCCTTCGCTGCTGCTTGACATCCGCGACACGGAAGACGGCAAGTTCGGGCGGTTCGATTTTGTCGTGTGA
- a CDS encoding class I SAM-dependent methyltransferase, with protein MDMRNHHLKEDIREYWSKRSETFDLAFGHRIPPGPELDAWAAAMRHALGARPMKVLELACGTGEVTNVLLSLGHEVTALDFSEAMLAVARRKHAGNDRVRFILADAERTMEPDGAYDAVVCRHLVWTLTEPEEAFAEWFRLLKPGGRLLVFDGDWSKPTPLGRLASLAVSALERFIGHDPHYDGAMSERHAKIMERLPFGDGLTTKRLVPLIGAAGFRDIRLCSHWPIAAAQRRKADLRNRLRTFFYRRFVLTCARPSGDGGRS; from the coding sequence ATGGACATGCGCAACCACCACCTGAAGGAAGACATCCGCGAATACTGGTCGAAGCGGTCGGAAACCTTCGACCTGGCCTTCGGCCACCGCATACCGCCGGGGCCGGAGCTCGACGCCTGGGCGGCAGCAATGCGCCATGCGCTCGGCGCGCGACCGATGAAGGTTCTCGAACTCGCCTGCGGGACGGGTGAGGTCACCAACGTGCTCCTTTCGCTCGGCCATGAGGTGACGGCGCTCGACTTTTCCGAGGCCATGCTCGCCGTCGCGCGACGCAAGCACGCCGGGAACGACCGGGTTCGGTTCATACTCGCCGATGCGGAACGCACCATGGAGCCGGACGGGGCCTATGATGCCGTGGTCTGCAGGCACCTCGTCTGGACGCTGACCGAACCGGAGGAGGCTTTCGCCGAATGGTTCCGCCTGCTGAAGCCGGGCGGCAGACTGCTCGTCTTCGACGGAGACTGGTCGAAACCGACGCCGCTCGGCCGCCTGGCGTCGCTTGCGGTGTCTGCCCTCGAGCGGTTCATCGGGCATGACCCGCATTACGATGGAGCCATGAGCGAACGCCACGCGAAGATCATGGAGCGTCTGCCCTTCGGCGACGGCCTCACCACCAAGAGGCTCGTCCCCTTGATCGGGGCAGCCGGCTTTCGAGACATACGGCTGTGCTCCCATTGGCCGATCGCAGCTGCCCAGCGCAGGAAAGCCGATCTCAGAAACAGGCTGAGGACATTCTTCTACCGCCGCTTCGTCCTCACCTGCGCGCGGCCTTCGGGAGATGGCGGGCGAAGTTAG
- a CDS encoding dodecin, with translation MSEHVYKKIELIGSSPNSITEAIDGAISRASKTTRNLDWFEVDEIRGQIVNGKVAHYQVVMKVGFRIDE, from the coding sequence GTGAGCGAGCACGTCTATAAGAAGATCGAGCTGATCGGCAGTTCGCCGAATTCGATAACCGAGGCCATCGACGGGGCGATTTCCCGCGCTTCGAAAACCACCCGTAATCTCGACTGGTTCGAAGTGGATGAAATTCGCGGCCAGATCGTGAACGGCAAGGTCGCGCATTACCAGGTGGTGATGAAGGTGGGTTTCCGGATCGACGAGTGA